One Triplophysa dalaica isolate WHDGS20190420 chromosome 1, ASM1584641v1, whole genome shotgun sequence DNA segment encodes these proteins:
- the ctu2 gene encoding cytoplasmic tRNA 2-thiolation protein 2, whose translation MCQVDEEYNGLENIQEKTPVPTLNKTCVKCKGETAVLIIRVSDAFCRSCFKEYFIHKFRAMLGKNRVIFPQEKVLLAVSGGSASCAMLSQVQEGLGREAPKKLRFVPGIIYIDEGGACGLSSDERQRSVTQLKKIFTETGFPYFILPLEQVFSLPTSVLVPRTSDPDRSDASYKEAVDGFIREKQEVTSGVDQLRLDDSACSPEHTLSLHRLFSSIKTLTAKEDMLHTLRQHLILHTARVNGYSKVMMGDSCSRLAVKLLSNIALGRGAALASDTGFSDARYGDVVIVRPMRDYSSKEIIFYSRMFNVISVFTPSLDTKTHNNASMQRLTESFVTKLQSDFPSTVSTIYRTSEKLRTALPQQSQEPASKCLLCLCAIDTNVDEASAFHATLVSERLSQIKPQESSDGLNAARCCAEGQGCGSTGSCSYNRSLLYEDLKTLLCYSCRLTVKDVEAVNTLPPYIATEAEKRETRSRMKMQISEYLLNDDDDDDE comes from the exons ATGTGTCAGGTTGATGAGGAGTATAATGGTTTGGAGAATATTCAGGAGAAGACACCTGTGCCAAC GTTAAACAAGACATGTGTGAAGTGTAAGGGGGAAACTGCAGTGCTCATCATACGAGTCAGTGATGCCTTTTGTCG GTCATGCTTCAAAGAGTATTTTATACACAAATTTCGTGCCATGCTGGGAAAGAACCGTGTCATCTTCCCCCAGGAGAAG GTTCTTCTGGCCGTGTCCGGCGGATCCGCCTCCTGCGCTATGCTCTCGCAGGTCCAAGAG GGACTCGGTCGGGAAGCTCCCAAAAAGCTGAGATTTGTGCCTGGAATCATATACATAGATG AGGGCGGAGCATGTGGTCTGAGTTCAGATGAGAGGCAGAGATCTGTCACTCAACTAAAGAAGATCTTTACGGAGACGGGCTTTCCTTATTTCATATTACCTCTGGAGCAG GTTTTCAGTCTGCCCACTTCTGTCCTGGTGCCCAGGACATCTGATCCGGACCGGTCTGATGCCAGCTATAAAGAGGCAGTGGATGGGTTTATAAGagagaaacaggaagtgacGAGCGGTGTGGATCAGCTCAGATTAGATGATTCTGCGTGCTCACCTGAACACACGCTGTCATTACACAGACTCTTCTCATCCATCAAAACACTCACAGCTAAAGAGGACATGCTGCACACGTTAAG ACAGCACCTGATCCTGCACACGGCCCGTGTCAACGGTTACTCAAAGGTCATGATGGGCGACAGCTGTTCACGTCTGGCCGTAAAGCTGCTCAGTAACATCGCTCTGGGTCGTGGAGCGGCGCTGGCATCAGACACC GGTTTCTCAGACGCGCGGTACGGGGACGTGGTGATCGTGCGGCCCATGAGAGACTATTCATCTAAAGAGATCATCTTCTACAGCAGGATGTTTAATGTGATCTCGGTGTTTACTCCCAGCCTGGACACCAAA ACTCATAATAATGCCAGTATGCAGCGTCTAACAGAGAGTTTCGTCACCAAGCTGCAGTCAGATTTTCCCTCGACTGTTAGCACCATCTACAG AACAAGTGAGAAGCTTCGTACGGCTTTACCTCAACAGAGTCAAGAACCCGCCTCCAAGTGTTTGCTATGTCTCTGTGCTATAGACACTAATGTGG ATGAAGCGTCCGCCTTCCATGCTACTCTGGTGTCCGAGCGGTTGTCTCagatcaaacctcaggaatctTCTGATGGCCTGAACGCTGCAAGGTGTTGTGCTGAAGGTCAGGGCTGTGGATCCACAGGCTCGTGCTCCTACAACAG GTCTCTTCTGTATGAGGACTTGAAGACTCTTTTGTGTTACAGCTGTAGACTCACTGTCAAAGATGTG GAAGCAGTAAACACACTGCCGCCGTACATAGCAACAGAAGCTGAGAAACGTGAGACACG ATCTCGCATGAAAATGCAAATCAGCGAATATCTtttgaatgatgatgatgatgatgatgaatag